In Deltaproteobacteria bacterium, the genomic window GCACCCGGTGGATGCGCCCGCTCAGATCGGCGATCTCCTGCTGGTTCATGCCGGCGGCCGGCTCGTCCAGCAACAGCAGCCTCGGCCGGGTCGCCGCGGCCCGGGCGAACTCCAGCCGCCGCTGCTCCCCGAACGCGAGATTGGACGCCAGCTCGTCGTCCTTGTGCCCGAGGTCGGCGAGGTCGAGCAGATCGGCGATCTCCCGGCGCGTCCGGCGCGTCGCGCCGAACCAGCGCGGCAGGAAACCCCGCGCCGAGACGTCCTGGGGCGAGTTCTGGGCCACCCACAGGTTCTGCCACACGGTCAGGTTGGGAAACAGGCGGATGTTCTGGAAGGTGCGGGCGAGACCGGCCCGCAGGCGCTGGTGCGGCGGCTTGCCGTTCATCAGCTCGCCGCGGAACCGGACCGTGCCGGCGGTCTCGCCGAAGACGCCGCAGATCAGGTTGATGGTGGTGCTCTTGCCCGATCCGTTGGGGCCGATCAGGCCGACGATCTCGCCTTCGTTGACGGTGAGGTCCAGCTCGTCGACGGCCTTGACGCCGCCGAAATGCTTGGACAGCCCGCGCAGCTCAAGCACGGGACTTCTCCCCGCCGCGGAGCCCCACGGCGCGTCTCAGGAGCCGGGCGGTGCGGGCGTCGAACAGGCCCGAGGGTTTCAGGTTCATGGCGACGATGATCAGCAACCCGAACACGATGCTGCGCCAGTCCCCCATGAAGCGGAGTCCTTCCACCAATACGCCCTGGATGAAGATCACCGCCACCAGGGTGCCGAACACGCTGGAGAGGCCGCCGAGGATCGGATAGGAGATCGCGAAGGTCGCGAGCAGCACCGTGAAGGTCAGATGGTCCACGTAGGTGGCCGTGTGGGCGTACAGGGCGCCGCCGACTCCGGCGATGAAACCGCCCACGGTCATGGCCGTCACCTTGACCGTGGTGAGGCTGAGGCCCACGCTCTGCGCCGCCA contains:
- a CDS encoding ABC transporter ATP-binding protein — encoded protein: MLELRGLSKHFGGVKAVDELDLTVNEGEIVGLIGPNGSGKSTTINLICGVFGETAGTVRFRGELMNGKPPHQRLRAGLARTFQNIRLFPNLTVWQNLWVAQNSPQDVSARGFLPRWFGATRRTRREIADLLDLADLGHKDDELASNLAFGEQRRLEFARAAATRPRLLLLDEPAAGMNQQEIADLSGRIHRVRDSGVTILLVEHVMELVMGVTEQIAVLNFGRKIAFGTPGEVQRDKAVQEAYLGASAPASDPGGGSA